TGATCGTCATGTTGGGCGGTATTTTCATGAACGTCGTCCTGGGTTGCGTCATTTTTATCGGCTTGAAGTTTTTCGTCGGGGACTCGGTGATTCCGATGGATCGTTTGACCAATGGCATCTATGTTCCTGAAACCTCGCTGATGTACAAGCAGGGATTCCGGACGGGGGATCAGATTTTGAACTACCGCGGCGACGTTTATCCCAATTTGGATGACTATTCCAATCCGGCCAAGTTGGTGGATGAAGGTAAATACTTCGAAGTCAAGCATGCTGACGGTAAAACGGAAAAAATCACCTTGGGTGACGGTTTTTTGGATGAGTTCCAGAACGCTGCTGAGGGTGGAGGACTGTTTTCGCCTGACTTTGGCCCAAGTTTGTTCCCGTCTTCCCCCGAAGATTCCGCAAAAGACGCAAAAGCCGCGCCCGGAAGTAAGCCGACACCTACGGCAGCATATCGTGCGGGGATGCGCAAAGGCGATGTCCTCGTCAGCATCGATGGTGTGAAAATGAACCGCTTCCTCGATTTGCGTAAATATTTGAAGGAACACGCAGCGCAAACCGTCAAAATTGATGTGACGCGCGAAGGCAAGCCGATGACGTTTGTCGTGACCCCAAGGGTAGAATATTCTTGGTTTGACGAAACCTATAAAGGTCAGTTTGATTCGCTTGTCAGCGGACCCATTTCCTATTTTGGCATTGGCCCCAACGTTGAGGTGCTGAAGGATACCGTGACGTATTCTTTCTTCGAATCCATTCCTAAAGGCGTTTCAGCCGCTTTTGCGGAAGTCACCAACAATGTAAAAGGCCTCAAAGCCTTGGCAACAGGCAAGGTGAATGCTTCCAAAAGCATGTCGGGTCCTATCGGCATCGCACGCATTTATGGTTCGGGCTTCGACGCTGGCGGATGGACATTCTTTTGGAAGCTCACGGGAATGTTGTCGATGGTTTTGGCGGTGATGAACCTGCTTCCGATTCCGGTATTGGACGGTGGGCATGTTTTGATCCTCAGCATCGAAGGGATCATCGGCCGCGAGATTCCGATCAAAATCAAGGAAGTGGTCATGTACATCGGCTTTTTCATGGTGCTTGCATTGATGGCCTTTGTCATTGGAAACGATATTCTAAAATTGTTTTAGCCTATGAATTAGAGAATTAGAAATCCTATGAAAAACCTCGTATTTATCCTCGTATTCACGGCCATGCTGCCTTTTGGGCTGCTGGCACAATCCACGGTGCTGCAAAGCGATGACGGCCCCGAATCTACCGAACCCAAAATGAAGGTTCTGGTGATACCCTTCCACCAACTACGCTATTACTTCAGCGACTGCGACAAACAAGTCGGAGCCGCCACCAAAATGGACGTCAAAGACGTGCGCAAAGCCTATCAATTAGGCTTGGACTACGCTGCCGAGGCATCCATGGAAAAAAACTATGAGCCGATCAACCTCGCCCAGATGAAGGATTCGGTGGATCAAGTGGCGCTGAATGAGTTTTATGACAATGTCAGTTACGCCTACGAAACGCCTACGCGCGCCATGACCAAAAAGCAAGCAACGGTCATGAAAGCCATGAAGGAGCGTTGGAAGCAGCTTGGCGGTGGCAAAGAACCGACCACCCTCAATGAAATGGAATCCTATGTCACCGTCGACGAAGAGGACAAGGAATACATGAAACTCAACTGGAAAAATGGCGCCTACCTTGAACGCCTCAATCAAATGTACCAACCCGATTACATCGTGACGGTCAATCAGTTTGAAATCAAAACGGATTATGCTAAGTGCATTGACCGCGACCTCGGCAAGTTTGCGCGTCAGATCAAGATCCACTACAACGTCTTCCGTCCCGACGGAAAGCAGATTTACGGAGACGTGATCACCGCAAAATACAACAGCGCAACCGACGACTTCAACAAGATCGTGCAGGACAACTTTGGTTTCCTAGGGGACTACATCACGCAGTCTTTGCCCGGCGCTAAGAAGTGAAAAGTGATTAGTGAAAAGTGAAAAGTTTTCAGAGTCATGCTGAATACTTTTCACTTTTAGTTTTTCAACTACCTGAAAGTGAAAAGTTTCCAGTTTCATGCTGAATACTTTTCACTTTTAGTTTTTCAACTACCTGAAAGTGAAAAGTTTCCAGTTTCATGCTGAACACTTTTCACTTTTAGTTTTTCACTTACAACTTAAATGCGGTGAAATAGGTCACTTGTTCCGCCTTTCACTTTTAGTTTTTCACTTTTCACTTCCCGTAGTCATAGAATCCGCGGCCGGTTTTGCGACCGAGGTGGCCGGCATTGACCATGTTGACCAACAAGGGGCAAGGGGCGTACTTGGGATTGCCAAAGCCGTCGTGGAGCACGCGTAGGATCGCGAGGCAGACATCCAACCCGATAAAATCGGCCAATGTAAGCGGACCCATCGGATGGTTCATGCCCAAGCGCATGACCGTATCGATTTCGTCGCGGCCTGCTACGCCTTCATAGAGGGTATAAATGGCCTCGTTGATCATCGGCATGAGGATGCGGTTGGCGACAAAGCCAGGGTAATCGTTCACTTCGACCGGATCCTTGCCGAGGTCGCGGCTGAGGTCCATGATGTCTTGGAGCACTTCGGCCGTCGTGTCGTAGCCCTTGATGATCTCGATGAGCTTCATCAACGGAACAGGATTCATGAAGTGCATCCCGATCACCTTGCTCGGACGTTTGGTCGCGGAGGCAATCAAGGTGATGGAAATCGAGGAGGTATTGGTCGCGAGGATGGCATCGGCAGGTGCATGCTGATCCATTTGACCGAAAATCTTGAGTTTGAGGTCCAGGTTTTCGGTCGCGGCTTCCACGACGAGGGCACGATCGGCCAAACCGGATGCCATGTCGGTAAATCCTTGGATACGACCGAGAGCGGAGGCTTTTTCGGCTTCGGTCATGGTCTCTTTTTTGACCTGACGATCCCATGTTTTTGGAAATCGTGTCACGCCCGCGGGCGATGGCAGCCTCCGAGATGTCGATCAGATTCACATCGTATCCGCTCTGCGCAAAAACGTGCGCGATGCCGTTGCCCATTGTGCCGGCACCGATCACTGCTACTTTCCTGTATTTTTCGATCATGTTTTCTGAAGTTGAGAATTGGACTGCAAGTTAGTGTTGAAATGAGAATTGCGCAGCAATCGTGAACTCCATGAAAAAGAAAAAAGGGTGAACAAATGAGAAATGAGAATGAGAAATGAGAAATCGAAGCAATCGCGCAAGCAAATGAGAAATGAGAATTGCGAAGCAATCGCGCAAGCAAATGAGAGAAATGAGAATCAATTGCGTCGACACTTGATTCAGCTTGCTTGTTCCCTTACCGCTTCATTAACGCAAAGGACCGCAAAGAATTCGCCCCGATGAGATAGGAGTTGCACCGCGAAAAGTGGTTGCGTCGCAATTTTGTGGTACTCCGCTGAAAATCAGGAACGCTCAACTTTCTACTCTCCACGGAATCAGCGCTACGATGGTCAGTGTCAATTGCTATTTGACTTAGAGATTCTTCGCTGCGCTCAGAATGACCAAGAGGCTCTGAACTCTGCTCGCTGGATTCTGCTCTCTGAACTCAATTTTCCTCTTTTTTCGGCTTCGGAATTTCAATTCCGCTTTCTTTCAGCTTCTTTTCCAGCTCTTCGCGTTGCTTTTTGGCGGCTTTGTCAGATGCCCTTTCGCTTTGTTTCATCTGCCGCGGGGTCATCATCTGATCGTAGTAGGGGAGGGTGCTGTCGCCTTTGGCATATTCCGCCTGGAGTTTGGCCATTTCCTTGGCATGCTTCCGCGAATCGTACTTGTCGGTCGTCTTCACGTTGCGGTACCATTCGAAGTACCCGCCGTAACGGCCGTAGTAGGAGAGGGCGTCGTTGGAGCCGTCGGGACCCATGTCAAATTGATCAATTGGACGCGCTTTTTGAGGCGGGGCAAGGTGATCGTACACCAGCATTCGCTTGCTCATCATCCGGAGTGGACCTCTTTTGACATTGCCGTAATTCAGCGTAAAAGAAGCATTGTCCGCGTATTTGAACAATGCTCGGGCCTTTGGAATCCGGTCAAAATAGAAGATCGGCGCACCAAAATTGACCTTCGTGCTGTCTTTTTCGTCGAATGAAAGCACATCCACCACTTTGTAATTCGCAGAATTGTCCCAACCATTCCATCCCATCAGCAAATAGTAGCGCATGTCGGTTTTCACACGTTTGTAGTTGCTGTATTTTGGCTGATCGGCGGTTGTGAGCGTGCGTCCACGGTATTTATTGGGAATGAAGGTCACAACTTCTTCCTTTTTACTCGGATCGCGTTTCAATTCGCCCTTGCCCGGCGTGAGCTTGTAGTAAAATCCGTCGTACTGCGGAATGGTCTGGGCATCCTTGGGTTTGTAATAGAGCGCACCAAACCAGCTGAGATTGTCCAAGACGATGCTTTCGACGCCTTTAGGAACTTGCTCCAATTCCATCAACGGAATCACCAATTGATAGGTTTTTCCATTGACGCCGGTGTATTTGCGTTGCACCAAGCCAAAATAATAATGCGCATTGTCGGCATAGTAGGCTTGGGTCGGATTGTCCATGATGTACCATGTGAAAATGCGGAAGCTATTGTCGTCGGGCCGCAGATGGGAAATGGTCTTGAGCGAATCGAAGGGGTAATCATAGCTCTCCTCTCGGGCGAGCAGGTTCGTCATGCGCACAATAAACTCCTTGTTCAGTTCGATTTTTTTTGTGGTCGAAGTATCGTTGAGCATCATCCGTGCCATCGGCGCGAGCTCTTTTTCGACCTGTTGGATGGTTTTGTTGGCGTCAGGATCCTTTTCCTGGGCAAAAATGGGCATGCTGAATGCAAAAAACAGGAAAACAAAACTGGTATTCAGCAAAGACAAGCGATTGAAAATCATTGACCGGTAGATAAAGTGTCGCTATTTGAAAATCAGGTGGGGCGTCGAATGACGGGCTGCAATTCTGTTGCTCCTCCATTCAACGCCCCGCACTGGGATATCTTATAGAATCATTAAAGGTTACAGCATTTCAATGACGACCGCGCTTGCGCCACCGCCGCCGTTGCAAATGCCTGCAGCGCCCAACTTGCCGCCGTTTGCCGCGAGCACGCTCAGGAGCGTGACCACGATACGCGAGCCCGAGCTGCCGAGCGGATGCCCGAGCGCCACAGCGCCGCCCCAAGTGTCGACCTTCGTCCGGTCCAATCCAAGGATTTGCTCGTTGGCGATCGAAACCACCGCAAATGCCTGGTTGATTTCCCAAGCATCAATCTGATCCTTGGTCACGCCTGCTTTGGCCAAGGCCTTTGGAATCGCATCCGAAGGGGCCGTGGTGAACCATTCAGGTGCTTTTTCTGCATCCGCGCCGGCGCGGAACTTGGCGATCGGCTTCAAACCGTACTTTTCGACTGCTTCAGCACTTGCCAGAATCAACGCGGACGCGCCGTCGTTGAGTGTCGATGCATTCGCAGCTGTGACGGTGCCATCCTTGATAAACACTGGTTTGAGACCAGGAATTTTGTCAAACGAAACACGTGCAGGCTCTTCATCGGTATCGACGATCACAGGCACGCCGCTGCGTTGTGGAATTTCGACGGGCACGATTTCGCCTTTGAAAAATCCTTGGGCGATCGCGTTTTGGGCACGCTTATAGGATTCAATGGTGAATTCGTCTTGCATTTCGCGGGAAACATTGCACTCTTTGGCGCAAAGTTCGGCGGCATTGCCCATGTGGTAGTTGTTGTACACGTCCCAAAGACCGTCCTTGATCATGCCATCGGTCAATTCGCCATGGCCGAGTTTGTAGCCTGTGCGGGATTGGCCGAGGTAATGCGGCACGTTGCTCATGCTTTCCATGCCACCTGCGACGACAATATGTGCGTCACCGAGGGTGATGGCATTGGCTGCAAGCATGATTGACTTCATGCCGGATGCGCAGACCTTATTAATGGTAGTGCAGATGACGTTGTGGGGCAAGCCTGCAAAAACCGCTGCCTGACGGGCTGGGGCTTGGCCGAGATTGGCACCTAAAACGTTGCCCATATAGACTTCATCCACGTGGGAAGGGTCGATTCCAGCCTTGGCAAGCGCACCTTTGATGGCCGCTGCGCCGAGGCGTGTGGCAGAAACAGAGGAGAGCGCCCCTTGAAAACTGCCGATCGGGGTCCTGACCCCAGCGATGATATAGACTTCTTTACTCATAGATCCTTTGGATTTTACTGATGCTTCAAAATTAGAGCCTCGTGGCATGAATTCAAAACCCAAGGTAGAGATGATTGTTCTACGAATTTTTTGAGGCACCATCGCAGCGATGCTGCTTTTGCTTCCATTTTTGGAGAAAATTTTTCTCATTCAAAATCAATATGTTGCGCTAAAAACCCCAGAAATCAGAAAAATTTCTCGATCGGAATGTTGCAGGTTTCAAAACTGGGTGTATCTTTGTCTTAGGTTTGTTTGTTATGGTTAGTAAGGATCGCTGGAACCCCCATATTTCGGCGATCCTGTTTTTTATACCTACCTGATCGGCTCTCGAATTGAGTTTCGATCTCCCCAAATCAGCTTCTAATTTTCCTCCTGATGCTTCCTTCAGCGTTGCTGGAATTGCAATGAGCTTCGCTGAACTTCGTTTAGCTTCGCTGATATACTCAGTATTGGCTATTTTCAAAGGACTTCGTGATGTGCTTCGCAGTTCTGATTTGCTGAATGCGCAGGTACATCCATCAACCTCTCCGTTGCATGGGGCTTTGCTGGGAGGATGCAATTTCGATCCCGACACTAGCGCCTCGGGCCTTCCTTCGAATTGTCTCTCTGAACCGATAAAATTTTTTGTGGCCCAAAATGGCTCCTGGGGCACTTTTTGAAATTTTTTCTCAATTTCTTCAAAAATTTCTGGGCAAACACTTGCATTTAGGAAAAACGGCTATATCTTTGCCTCAGGTTTGTTTGTTATGGTTAGTAAGGATCGCTGGAACCCCCATATTTCGGCGATCCTGTTTTTTATACCTACCCAATCGATCCACTTCCCCGACCTTCTGAAAAAAAACGAAATAAATTTCAAGATCCTGCAACCTTGCTTTTACGGTCTGCGTAGAAAGAGCAGTTGATTGATTTAATGAATAGAAGCCACTGACGCCGCCCGGTGTTGGTGGCTTCGGTTTTTTATCGAAAATCCAATCAACGCTAGAGATTGTCGTAGTTGTCCAAATACCTTGTCTTCGACGGAACTGAGATAGGGGCCTTTTCGCATGCACTTAAAAAGAAACGAACCGAGTAGGCACCCCGGTTCGGTTTCTCAACATTCTTGCTTCTGACCTGCTTGCCGCTTCCGGCGTATTTTTCTCTCAAACGAATTGAGCCTCTGGATTATTGTATTGTGGCTACGAAACTTTCTGTTCGTGGTCGGAATGCGTTGGGATCCTGCGGCGGCGTTTCCTGTATTGCTGAATTCTGCGTTATTTTGCCACGTGATCCAAAATTACAATGAATAGCGCTGGCCCGAATCGACGAGGAAATGCTCCATCCTCCAATAGCGGCCTGAAATGGGCCGAGCGGCTCCCGCGTACAAGCCGCGCCCGATGGGTCATGATCGCAGTTTTTATTCTCATTACTGCATTTATACTCCCCAAGGACTTTGTCGCCGAGTACAACTACGAACTGGGCAAGCCTTGGCTAGCTGCCGAATTGAAGTCGGATTTTGATTTTGCAATCTACAAACCGCAGTCGCAGTTTGAGGACGAGAAACGTTTGGCCAAGGAAAGTGTGCCCCCGGTTTTCATTTTGGATTCGACGGTAGTCATGCGCACGTGGATTGCAGCAGCAGCAGCGATTGAACGGTCGTTTTCAGATTTTTTGGCTTACCGCGAAGCAGGAACCGGGCCTGAGCAAATCGAACTTCGTCAGCATATTCAGGACAAATATGGCGTAGACCCGGAATTGTCCTTGGCAGACCACGAGGACTTGCGCTCTTGGAAAGTCACATTTGCCAACAAGGCAGACGCCTTTGTCAAGGAGGTTTACACCGCCGGTCTCACCGATACCTCCAAATCTGCATTTACCACCGACTTGATCTATGTGCGTAAATCGGAAACAAGGTTGGTGCAGAAGGCTTTGGCGTTGTCGACTTCCGAACTTCCAGAATTTCTGAATTCTTCGCACCCTGGATTGGAGCCCGCGGAACGGCGCTTGCTCAGGGCGACGATTCTTCCACTCATGCGCCCCAATTTAAGATTTGATACCAAGGCCACTGAAGCTGAGCAATTGCGGGCTGTCCAACGGGTTTCCGCAGTGACAGACAAAGTAGCGAAAGGGGAAACTATCATCAGCAAGGGTGAGCGCGTGAACGAAGTGCACGAAGGCAAGATAAAATCCTACGTGTTGGCAAGGGCGGAGCGTTATGGACGCACACCCTACTTTGTGACCTTGAGCGGCCAATTGGTCATCGTGACGATCCTGACCATGTTGTTGGTCCTGTTTATCCGCAACAACCGCCCAAGACTGTTTTTCAGTCCCAGAAAGTTTTCCTTGGTGCTGCTCGTTTTCTTGACCATGGTCGCTGTGTTCACGTTGGTGTTGAAGCTGAGCGTATTGACCCAGGAAATTGCAGGGCTGAATTACATTTATCTTGCGCCTGCCTGCATGGTGACCATCATCCTCTCGGCATTTTTTGACTCGCGTTTTGCCTTTTTCGGGAATTTGATGGTGGCTCTTTTTGCAGGCTCGATCGTTCCAAATGGTTTTGAATACTTTTTTATTCAGTTGAGTGGCGGTACCGCCGCCGTATACAGCATCAATCGCCTGCGCAACCGGGCCGACTTCTTTATCTCCCTTTCCTTGATCTTTTTGACCTACGTTTTTTCCTACGTCGGCTACAAATTCTACGCGCGCGGAAGTTTTGCCAATATCGAATACATCAACTTGCTGCTTTTTGGCCTCAATGTGATGCTCACGCTGATCACGTACCCGATCATTTATGTGTTTGAACGGATTTTTGGACTCACTTCGGACCTGACCTATATCGAATTGCTGGATACCAACCATCCGCTGCTGAAAGAGCTGTCTGTCAGGGCTCCGGGAACGTTTCAGCATAGCATACAGGTCGCGAACCTCACCGAAGCCGTGCTCAACAAGATTGGCGGCAATAGCCTGCAAGCCAAAGTCGGCGCCTTGTTTCATGACGTGGGGAAAATGCTGAATCCCATGTTTTTTATTGAAAATCTTGGGGACCATCAAAATCCACACGATGCGGTCAGCTACCATGAAAGCGCCGATATCATCATCCGGCACGTGTCAGATGGCATTCGGCTTGCACAGGAGCACAATCTGCCCACAGAAGTAATTGACTTCATCAAAACGCACCACGGAACCACACGCGCAGAATATTTCTACCGCAAGCATGTCGAGGAGCATCCCGGCGAGGAAATCGATATCTACGAATTCCAATATCCCGGCCCACTGCCATTCACGCGCGAGATGGCCGTTTTGATGATCGCGGATTCGATTGAGGCAGCTTCCCGTGCGCAAAAGGATCATAGCCCGGATAAATTGTTGGCATTGGTGGAAAGCATCGTCGATTCAAAAGTGCGTCAACGGCAATTTGACAAGGCAAATCTCACTTTCCGGGATTTGGAAGACGCCAAACAGGTGATCTTTTCCATGTTGTCGAGTATCTACCATGGCCGCATCGAATATCCGGCGCAGGAAGTCGAGGAGTTGCGGGATCCCGTGGATTGAGAAGTATGGTTCCTATTTCGGCTGGAATTATTTGTGTATTTTTGA
This genomic window from Bacteroidota bacterium contains:
- a CDS encoding acetyl-CoA C-acyltransferase, which codes for MSKEVYIIAGVRTPIGSFQGALSSVSATRLGAAAIKGALAKAGIDPSHVDEVYMGNVLGANLGQAPARQAAVFAGLPHNVICTTINKVCASGMKSIMLAANAITLGDAHIVVAGGMESMSNVPHYLGQSRTGYKLGHGELTDGMIKDGLWDVYNNYHMGNAAELCAKECNVSREMQDEFTIESYKRAQNAIAQGFFKGEIVPVEIPQRSGVPVIVDTDEEPARVSFDKIPGLKPVFIKDGTVTAANASTLNDGASALILASAEAVEKYGLKPIAKFRAGADAEKAPEWFTTAPSDAIPKALAKAGVTKDQIDAWEINQAFAVVSIANEQILGLDRTKVDTWGGAVALGHPLGSSGSRIVVTLLSVLAANGGKLGAAGICNGGGGASAVVIEML
- a CDS encoding HDIG domain-containing protein, which translates into the protein MNSAGPNRRGNAPSSNSGLKWAERLPRTSRARWVMIAVFILITAFILPKDFVAEYNYELGKPWLAAELKSDFDFAIYKPQSQFEDEKRLAKESVPPVFILDSTVVMRTWIAAAAAIERSFSDFLAYREAGTGPEQIELRQHIQDKYGVDPELSLADHEDLRSWKVTFANKADAFVKEVYTAGLTDTSKSAFTTDLIYVRKSETRLVQKALALSTSELPEFLNSSHPGLEPAERRLLRATILPLMRPNLRFDTKATEAEQLRAVQRVSAVTDKVAKGETIISKGERVNEVHEGKIKSYVLARAERYGRTPYFVTLSGQLVIVTILTMLLVLFIRNNRPRLFFSPRKFSLVLLVFLTMVAVFTLVLKLSVLTQEIAGLNYIYLAPACMVTIILSAFFDSRFAFFGNLMVALFAGSIVPNGFEYFFIQLSGGTAAVYSINRLRNRADFFISLSLIFLTYVFSYVGYKFYARGSFANIEYINLLLFGLNVMLTLITYPIIYVFERIFGLTSDLTYIELLDTNHPLLKELSVRAPGTFQHSIQVANLTEAVLNKIGGNSLQAKVGALFHDVGKMLNPMFFIENLGDHQNPHDAVSYHESADIIIRHVSDGIRLAQEHNLPTEVIDFIKTHHGTTRAEYFYRKHVEEHPGEEIDIYEFQYPGPLPFTREMAVLMIADSIEAASRAQKDHSPDKLLALVESIVDSKVRQRQFDKANLTFRDLEDAKQVIFSMLSSIYHGRIEYPAQEVEELRDPVD
- the rseP gene encoding RIP metalloprotease RseP, giving the protein MELLRTIGLMLLALSILIVIHEAGHFWAARMFKIKVEKFFLFFDYKFKLFSVKKGETEYGIGWIPLGGYVKIAGMLDESMDETQVQGPPQPWEFRAKPIWQRLIVMLGGIFMNVVLGCVIFIGLKFFVGDSVIPMDRLTNGIYVPETSLMYKQGFRTGDQILNYRGDVYPNLDDYSNPAKLVDEGKYFEVKHADGKTEKITLGDGFLDEFQNAAEGGGLFSPDFGPSLFPSSPEDSAKDAKAAPGSKPTPTAAYRAGMRKGDVLVSIDGVKMNRFLDLRKYLKEHAAQTVKIDVTREGKPMTFVVTPRVEYSWFDETYKGQFDSLVSGPISYFGIGPNVEVLKDTVTYSFFESIPKGVSAAFAEVTNNVKGLKALATGKVNASKSMSGPIGIARIYGSGFDAGGWTFFWKLTGMLSMVLAVMNLLPIPVLDGGHVLILSIEGIIGREIPIKIKEVVMYIGFFMVLALMAFVIGNDILKLF